From the genome of Balaenoptera ricei isolate mBalRic1 chromosome 13, mBalRic1.hap2, whole genome shotgun sequence:
AATCCCACCCAATACCATCtaccttttgtttttcaaaaatcgTATCACAACTCTCTCTTGTAAAGAATAAATTTCAGAGCAAGGCATTTAATTCGcctcactgaaaaaaataaagacgtTTCTATCATTTCAGAGCAATGAAATGTCCAACTATGGCTGAAAAGTACACcctgagaattaaatgattttAACGAACCCACTGAGGTTTATAAAGCTGTGTTAACCTAACATCGGTAAGGGACACGAGGTACAGGCACAAACGTCCCGGCTCATTTTGCCGTGCAATTCTCCAAGGATGCCATGTTATAAACATCCTCGTTGTCTTCGATGCTTGAAGCGTCTGTGGCATCGGGGTCACTCACCACGATGCCCACAGAAGAGAGACTGGTGATGAAGGCATGCATCCGCTGGGCATAAATGTCCCTAATGTTAAAGTAAGGGAGCTCATGACACTTCTCTGGTGGGCCCTCACTACACTTGTCCACATCGATGTCCTTTTGTTTCTGGTAGTACTTGGAAAACTTGTTGAAGATAATGGTGATGGGAAGGGCCACCACCAAGATGCCACAGATGATGCACGTGCTGGCGATAAGCTTCCCAGCCAAGGTGACTGGGTGGGTGTCTCCGTAGCCCACGGTTGTCATGCTGATGGTGGCCCACCACCAGCAGACAGGGATGCTGGTGAGGCTGGACGTGTGGTCATCTTTCTCCACAGAGTAGATAAGCACAGAAAAGATGGAAATGCCCACCGATAGGAAGAGAAGCAGCAGCCCAACTTCGTGGTAGCTATGCCTCAGTGTGGCACCGAGAGACCGAAGTCCTACCGAGTGCCGGGCAAGCTTGAGGATGCGGAAAATCCTCATAAGCCTGAGGATCTGGACCACCTTGCCCATGTTTTCGATGTCCTCACTCTCTTCCTTCTTGGTGTCTACAGCCAACGTGGCATAAAAGGGAATAATGGAGACGAAGTCGATTATGTTCAGAGGGTTTTTCCAGAATTTCTTCTGACAGGGAGCAGCAACTACCCGGATGGCCAGCTCGACGGTGAACCAAGCGATGCACGCGATCTCGACGCCTTCCAGCACGGGGTCGTCCACCTCCCCGTCCTCGTTCTGGAACTCCGACATGCTGTGGACGCACATGGCCACAATGGAGGCCAGCACCACGCTCAGGGAGG
Proteins encoded in this window:
- the KCNS3 gene encoding potassium voltage-gated channel subfamily S member 3 — its product is MVFGEIFHRPGQDKELVNLNVGGFKQSIDQSTLLRFPHTRLGKLISCHSEEAILELCDDYSVADKEYYFDRNPSLFRYVLNFYYTGKLHVMEKLCAFSFCQEIEYWGIDELFLDSCCRDRYQECKGENHDKGWDQKSNNVSADSSFEESSLFEKELEKFDKLRFGQLRKKIWIRMENPAYCLSAKLIAISSLSVVLASIVAMCVHSMSEFQNEDGEVDDPVLEGVEIACIAWFTVELAIRVVAAPCQKKFWKNPLNIIDFVSIIPFYATLAVDTKKEESEDIENMGKVVQILRLMRIFRILKLARHSVGLRSLGATLRHSYHEVGLLLLFLSVGISIFSVLIYSVEKDDHTSSLTSIPVCWWWATISMTTVGYGDTHPVTLAGKLIASTCIICGILVVALPITIIFNKFSKYYQKQKDIDVDKCSEGPPEKCHELPYFNIRDIYAQRMHAFITSLSSVGIVVSDPDATDASSIEDNEDVYNMASLENCTAK